DNA from Synechococcus sp. CBW1108:
GCGGGATGGGGCCGGCTGGCTCTGGGCCAGCAGAGGTAGCGGGGCCAGGGCCCAGGGCAGGGTGAGCACCAGGCTCACCGCGGCTGGCAGGAAGGCCTTCAGCCGGGCGAAGCGACGCAGGGGGGCGGGTTTCAACGGGTTTCTACGCTGGCGAATTCAGCGGAACATCGAACTCACCGAGCTCTCATCGTGGATACGCCAGATGGCCTCACCCAGCATGTTGGCCACAGAGAGCACCTGCAGCTGGGGAAATTTGCAGTCTTCGCTGGGGGGAATGCTGTTGGTGACGATCACCTCCTCAAACAGGCCAGGCTCGGACAGCCGCTCGATGGCCGGTGGCGAAAACACCGCATGGGTGGCGCAGGCCAGCACCCTGATGGCGCCGCGCTGGCGCAGCAGCCGGGCTCCGGCGCAGATTGTGCCACCGGTGTCGATCATGTCGTCGATCAGAATTGCCGTCTTGCCGGCCACCTCACCGATCACGGTGAGGCTCTGGGCCACGTTGTGGCCGGAGCGGCGCTTGTCGATGATCGCCAGGGGGGCATCGTTCATCTGCTTGGCGAAGGCCCGGGCCCGCGCCACCCCGCCCACATCCGGAGACACCACCACCAGGTCGGCGAGATTTTTGCTGCGCAGGTAATCCACCAGCACTGGCGAGCCGTAGATGTGGTCGCACGGGATGTCGAAGTAGCCCTGGATCTGGGCCGAGTGCAGGTCCATGGCCAGCACCCGGTCGACGCCGGATTTGGCGAGAAGGTTGGCCACCAGCTTGGCGGTGATCGACTCTCGCCCGGCCGTTTTGCGATCGGCGCGGGCGTAGCCGTAGTAGGGGATCACAGCCGTGACCTGGCGGGCCGAAGCCCGTTTACAGGCATCCACCATGATCAATAGCTCGATCAGGTGGTCGTTCACCGGAGCGCAGGTGGGCTGGATCAGAAACACGTCGCAGCCGCGGATCGATTCCTGGATCTGGATGTAGAACTCGCCATCGGCGAAGCGTTTGATCACCCGGGGGCCGTCGGGAACCCCCAGGTAGGCGGCGATTTCCCGGGCCAGGGCCTGGTTGGAGTTGCCACTGAACAGCCGCAGCCGCCGGGTGTCATGGGTCGACTCGATCGGGCTGCCTTGGGGAGCGACGCGATCAGCGGTCAGGAAACTGGTCACGGCGAGCGCGCAAGCGTCGGCTGGCACCTGATCGTAGAAGCGAGACTGGCTACTGAGTGCAAACAACCATGACGCTTTCCTTGCCTCGGTTGGACCAGCCCCTGGTGGTGGTTGCTGGCGGCGCGGCGATGGCGGTGACGGCACTGCAACACAGGGCCGCACCGGCCCTGGCAGCGGCCCTCGGGCTGCCCTGGTGGGAGCCCCTCCGGCCGGAAAGCCCCCAAGCGGCCCTGGCGGCCCTGGCGGGCCGGGCGGGCCGGGGCCCCGGCCTGGTGCCACTGCCGATCGATCCGGGCCTGCCCCTGGAGGGGGGAGCGGGCCACTGGGCCGAGGCTCTCGGCGCCTGGCGCCAGCCGGCATTGCTGCTGCTGGCCGGGGAGCAGCTCAACAGTGGGCTGCCGGCGGCGATGACGGCCCTACTGCTCCAGTGGCGGGTGCCCCTACTGGGGTTGGTGCAGGCCGATGGCCCCTGGGAAGCCCCCGCTCGCCGCGGGGATGGCCTGCCCTGGCTGGGGAACCTCACTGGGGCCGAGGGGCTGGCCCTGGCCCTGGAGCTGCGTTGGCGCCAGATCGGAGCCGACTGAGGCACCAGGCGTCTAGGGAGTGGGGGTCACCGCTGGCCAGAGGGGCACCGCCGCGCCGGGGTCGATTTGCCGCAGGGGCGACACACCTGGCCGGGCAGGTGCTGGCGGACCCGCTTCTGGCGGGGCCTGTGCTGGCTGGGCAAGGGGCACGGCTGTGAATTGCACTGTTTCAGGTCGGCTGAGACCTGCAGCCAGCAGGCTCAGGGTTTCCGCCTGGGTGAGGTTGGTGGCCATGCCCTCCCTGCTCAGAAATTGGCTCAGGCTGGTGAGCCGGCCCAGGTGCTCGGGCAGGGCCATTTCCCGCACCAGAGCGCGCAGCACCAACTGGTGGTTTTCCTGGCGGCTCTGCTCCGGGCGGCTGGGATCGCGATAGCGCACCAGCTGCTCCACCTGGCTACCCCGCAGCCGTTGCAGCCCACCCTGCAGATCGATCGTGAAGCCCTGGCTTTTGTCGCTGTAGCGAAGGGAGCGGCTGGGGTTGGCGGCGATGCTGCCGAGGCCATCCACCAGGCTGCGCAGGGTGGCTCGACCCAGCACCAGATAGCGATCTGGCTCACCTGGCTCCAGCCTCACCAGGCTGCTCACCGCGTCGGCGATCAGGGCGGGACCGCCCAGTCGGTAGAGGCTGCCAATGCCCTGGGGACGGCTCTGGCCAGGGATCTGCACCGACAGATTTGCCGGCAGGGTGAGCACCTGCAGCGGCCCCTGGGGATTGATCCGCAGCAGCAGCAGGGCATCGGCATTGGCGGGGCCAGGCGGGGCCGCCCGGTTGAGGGGATCGGCGGGGCGTTCGCTATCCAGGCCGATCACCAGCACGGTGACACTGCGGCTTGGGGCTTTGGCCAGGTCGGCTGGGGTGAGCTGCTGGACCAGCTGGCTGGAGCGGTCAGGTTCGGGCCAGATCCAGGCAAACAGGCCCAGCCCCACAGCCAGGCCAGCACCGGCCATGGCCAGTCGCAGCAGCACCGGTCCCCGGCGGCGCTTCGGCTGGTCTGAACTCTGAGCCATGGTCAGGCGGAGCGACGCCCACTTTGGCCCACCCCCCTGCGGCCCACACCCGATAGGTTGGGCCCCTGCTGATGCCCCAGGGCTGTCCGGTAATGGCTGTCAGTACTCCCCATGAGCGGGCAAGGCCCCTGGCCAAGGGAAGTACCTATCCTGCCAAAGATCTGTGTAGCCAGTGCGGCCTCTGCGACAGCCGCTGGGTGGCCTACGTAAAGCAGAGCTGCGCTTTTCTGACCCAGCGCTTTGAGGCGATGGAAACGGCAGCCCACGGCCGCAGCCGCGACCTGGAAAACGACGACGAGCTCTATTTCGGCGTGCAGCAGCGCATGCTCACGGCTCGGCTGCAGCGGCCCATAGAGGGAGCCCAGTGGACGGGCATCGCCAGTCGCATCGGCATGCTTGCCCTGGAAACGGGCCTGGTGGATGCGGTGTTGTGTGTGGGCCAGAGCCCTGACGACCGCTTCACCCCCGTGCCCCAGCTGGCCCGCACCCCGGCCGAGGTGCTCGCCGCCCGGGTGAACAAGCCCACCCTCTCCCCCAATTTGAAGGTGCTCGAGCAGCTGCCCGGCAGCGGCATCCACCGGCTCCTGGCCATCGGCGTGGGCTGCCAGATCCAGGCCCTGCGGGCCGTGCAGCCCACCCTGCCGCTCGAGCAGCTCTACGTGCTGGGCCTACCCTGCGTTGACAATGTGTCCCGCCAGGGGCTGCAGACCTTCCTGGAGAGCACGGTGAGCTCACCGCAGACGGTGGTGCACTACGAGTTCATGCAGGATTTCCGCATCCACTTCCGCCACAGCGACGGCAGCGAGGAAACCGTGCCGTTTTTCGGGCTCGACACCCCGAAGCTCAAGGACGTCTTCGCGCCCAGCTGCCTGAGCTGCTTCGACTACACCAACGCCGGCGCCGACCTGGTGGTGGGCTACATGGGTGCGACCTTGGGGCGCCAATGGCTCACGGTGCGCAACCCCAAAGGCCAGCAACTGCTGGATCTGGTGGAGGCGGAGCTGGATGTGGCTCCGGTAACCAGCAGTGGCAACCGCCAGGCGGCGGTGCAGCAGGGCATCGAGGCCTACGACAAGGCCGTGAAGCTGCCGCTCTGGTTGGCCCAGCTGATCGGCCTTGTGGTGGAGCGCTTCGGACCGAAGGGCCTGGAATACGGCCGCTTCTCGATCGATTCCCACTTCACCCGCAACGCCCTCTGGTTGCGGCGCAACCACCCTGAAAAGCTGGAGGCCCACATCCCGGCCTTTGCCCAGAAGATCATCAGCCGCTACCGGCTGCCAAAAACATGAAGGCCCCCGACCTGCGTCGTGCCGGCGTACTGCTCCATCCCACGGCCCTACCGGGCCCCGGGGGCTGCGGCAGCTTCGGCCAGGCCTGTCAGGACTGGCTGGCCCTGCTCGGCCGCCACGGCATCGGGGTTTGGCAGTTGTTGCCCCTGGCCCCCACCGACGGCACCGGCTCTCCCTACAGCTCCCCCAGTGGCTCGGCCCTCAACCCCTGGCTGCTCGACGGTGAGCAACTGGTACAGCAGGGCTTTTTGCAGTGGGCCGACCTGAAGATGCTGCCTGGGGCGGCCGCTGGGGCAGGCCGCCTGGATCTCGACGCCATGCCGGCCCGCAGCCAGGCCATGGGGGAAGCCCTGGCCCGCCGCTGGCCGGCGCAGCCGACCGAGCAAAAGCAAGCCTTCGCCCGCTGGCGCCGCCGCCAGCGGGGCTGGTTGGCCGATCACGCCCTTTTCATGGTGATTCGGCGCCTCCAGGGGGGCCAGCCCTGGTGGCTGTGGCCCGAGCCCCTGGCCCAGCGTCAGGGCCAGGCCCTGCGCCGGATCGCGGCGCAGCAGGCCAGCGGGCTCCTGGCGGAAGAACTGCTCCAATGGCAGCTCCAGCGCCAGTGGCTGCAGCTGCGCAAGCAGGCCGAGCGCTCTGGTGTGCAGGTGCTGGGTGACCTGCCCTTCTACGTGGCCCACGACAGCGCCGACGTGTGGGCCCACCCGGCCCTGTTTTCGTTGCAGGGCGATGGACGTCTCACGGCCCAGAGTGGGGTGCCACCGGATTACTTCTCAGCGACGGGCCAGCTCTGGGGCACGCCGGTCTATCGCTGGCCCCTGCACCTGTTAACCGGCTTCCGCTGGTGGATGGCGAGGCTGCAGCGTCAGTTTGAGCTGTTTGATCTGTTGCGCCTAGACCACTTCCGCGCCCTGCAGGCCTTCTGGAGTGTGCCCGGCGATGCAACCACCGCCGAGCATGGCCATTGGGCCTGGTTCCCTGGCTGGCCCCTGCTGACCCTGCTCTGGTTGCGCCAGGGTATGCGCCTGCCCCTGATCGCCGAAGATCTCGGCGTGATCACCCCAGCGGTGGAGGCCCTGCGCGACGGTTTCGGACTGCCGGGCATGAAGATCCTCCAGTTTGCCTTCAATGGGGATTCGACCAACCCCTACCTGCCGGCCAACATCCACGGCCCCCACTGGGTTGTGTACACGGGCACCCACGACAACGCCACCACGGTGGGCTGGTGGCAGAGCCTCGATGGAGACTCCCGCCAGAGGCTGGCCGAGGCGGTGGGGGCGCCGATCACGGCACCGGCCTGGCAGCTGCTCGAGTTGGCCCTGGCAAGCCCGGCCAACCTGGCCGTGGTGCCGCTCCAGGATCTGCTGGAACTGGACGATCGGGCCCGCTTCAACACCCCCGGCACCAGCTCGGGCAACTGGACCTGGCGGCTGGAGCAACCGATCGCCGACCTGGAGGGCAAGCTGCAGGGCTACGGCGAGATGGCCGCGCGCTACCAGCGCCGCAGCTGACTGGCCGCCTGGCCCCGGGCCGCCAGCTCCAGGGGCCGCAGGTCTGGATAGAGTTTGAGCAGGGCCTGCTCAGGACTGGGCGCTTTGACCTGCTCCTGCGGCGGCAGGGGGGGGATGGGTCGCAGGGCCAGCAACCCCTGGGCCGCAATCTTCTGCTGCTGGAGATTCAAGCCGTAGACCAGGGCCAGGGTGAGCACCCCGTAGAGAACCGTGCCCTGCCAGGTGGTGAACACATCTATGGAGCCTGGGGTGAAGCGCAGTGAATCCCCTTGCCGCTGCTGGCGGGCCTGCTGCTGGTTGCCCCTGGCCAACATGGGATCCAGGCAGCCGGGGGGCAGGTCCA
Protein-coding regions in this window:
- a CDS encoding ribose-phosphate pyrophosphokinase — protein: MTSFLTADRVAPQGSPIESTHDTRRLRLFSGNSNQALAREIAAYLGVPDGPRVIKRFADGEFYIQIQESIRGCDVFLIQPTCAPVNDHLIELLIMVDACKRASARQVTAVIPYYGYARADRKTAGRESITAKLVANLLAKSGVDRVLAMDLHSAQIQGYFDIPCDHIYGSPVLVDYLRSKNLADLVVVSPDVGGVARARAFAKQMNDAPLAIIDKRRSGHNVAQSLTVIGEVAGKTAILIDDMIDTGGTICAGARLLRQRGAIRVLACATHAVFSPPAIERLSEPGLFEEVIVTNSIPPSEDCKFPQLQVLSVANMLGEAIWRIHDESSVSSMFR
- a CDS encoding LCP family protein, whose product is MAQSSDQPKRRRGPVLLRLAMAGAGLAVGLGLFAWIWPEPDRSSQLVQQLTPADLAKAPSRSVTVLVIGLDSERPADPLNRAAPPGPANADALLLLRINPQGPLQVLTLPANLSVQIPGQSRPQGIGSLYRLGGPALIADAVSSLVRLEPGEPDRYLVLGRATLRSLVDGLGSIAANPSRSLRYSDKSQGFTIDLQGGLQRLRGSQVEQLVRYRDPSRPEQSRQENHQLVLRALVREMALPEHLGRLTSLSQFLSREGMATNLTQAETLSLLAAGLSRPETVQFTAVPLAQPAQAPPEAGPPAPARPGVSPLRQIDPGAAVPLWPAVTPTP
- a CDS encoding Coenzyme F420 hydrogenase/dehydrogenase, beta subunit C-terminal domain, whose product is MAVSTPHERARPLAKGSTYPAKDLCSQCGLCDSRWVAYVKQSCAFLTQRFEAMETAAHGRSRDLENDDELYFGVQQRMLTARLQRPIEGAQWTGIASRIGMLALETGLVDAVLCVGQSPDDRFTPVPQLARTPAEVLAARVNKPTLSPNLKVLEQLPGSGIHRLLAIGVGCQIQALRAVQPTLPLEQLYVLGLPCVDNVSRQGLQTFLESTVSSPQTVVHYEFMQDFRIHFRHSDGSEETVPFFGLDTPKLKDVFAPSCLSCFDYTNAGADLVVGYMGATLGRQWLTVRNPKGQQLLDLVEAELDVAPVTSSGNRQAAVQQGIEAYDKAVKLPLWLAQLIGLVVERFGPKGLEYGRFSIDSHFTRNALWLRRNHPEKLEAHIPAFAQKIISRYRLPKT
- the malQ gene encoding 4-alpha-glucanotransferase; translated protein: MKAPDLRRAGVLLHPTALPGPGGCGSFGQACQDWLALLGRHGIGVWQLLPLAPTDGTGSPYSSPSGSALNPWLLDGEQLVQQGFLQWADLKMLPGAAAGAGRLDLDAMPARSQAMGEALARRWPAQPTEQKQAFARWRRRQRGWLADHALFMVIRRLQGGQPWWLWPEPLAQRQGQALRRIAAQQASGLLAEELLQWQLQRQWLQLRKQAERSGVQVLGDLPFYVAHDSADVWAHPALFSLQGDGRLTAQSGVPPDYFSATGQLWGTPVYRWPLHLLTGFRWWMARLQRQFELFDLLRLDHFRALQAFWSVPGDATTAEHGHWAWFPGWPLLTLLWLRQGMRLPLIAEDLGVITPAVEALRDGFGLPGMKILQFAFNGDSTNPYLPANIHGPHWVVYTGTHDNATTVGWWQSLDGDSRQRLAEAVGAPITAPAWQLLELALASPANLAVVPLQDLLELDDRARFNTPGTSSGNWTWRLEQPIADLEGKLQGYGEMAARYQRRS
- a CDS encoding helix-turn-helix transcriptional regulator → MPPTRLRGRLGRWLGRKSRSQPAAAPEPELDPLLAAGRQLRQRREERGLSLRQLALDTRVSAAVLEALERGWPDRLPEATYLRTMLPLIERHLDLPPGCLDPMLARGNQQQARQQRQGDSLRFTPGSIDVFTTWQGTVLYGVLTLALVYGLNLQQQKIAAQGLLALRPIPPLPPQEQVKAPSPEQALLKLYPDLRPLELAARGQAASQLRRW